The nucleotide window GCGCTTCAAGGTGAGATTCGAGAACTTCTTCAGCCCCGGCAGCTTGTGAATCGTCAGGGTCTTGTCATCCCCTTCGCGATAGTCGATCGGATCCGTGGCTGCGTCGAGCCCCGATACTTCCCGAAAGCCTGCCCTTTGAATCCCGTCGATCGACACCCTGAATTTAAAGCCACGAAACGGATCAGAACGCTTTCCGGTTGCCATGATGTGACTCTCCTCTATACCGTGGCTGTAGGTCCAGTAACGGTCACGCCGCTCGCACTCTGCGTGATCCTGACAATGACAAATTCGCTCGGCACCTCGGGCGCGAGGCCCACCTCTGCGACGACAACGCCGCTATCGCGGCTGTATGGCGGATTCGTTTCGGCATCGCACTTCACGAAATAGGCTTCTGACGGGCGCTGCCCCTTCAGTGCGCCATGCCTGTATAGCTCCGCGCAATGACGGTCGATCCGTTCGGTGATGATTCCCCACAAGACCGGATCGTTCAGTTCGAACACCAGATCGCGCAGATCGTGATCGAGCCAGCGCTTGAGTGCGAGCATCACGCGGGTGACGTTCACGTACATCCACGCGGACCGGTCATTTAGTGTGCGTGCGCCCCACACGCGAATACCCCATCCCGGCGACGCGCGCAGGCAGTTCACGCCAGCGCCGTTCAACTTCGTCTGCCCGCTGTCGTCGAGATCGAACGACAGATCGAGCGCGCCTTCCAGCAGTTCGTTCGCGGGCGGTTTGTGTACGCCGATGCGCCGGTCGCTGCGCGCATACACGCCCGCGATGTGACCGCAAGGCGGAACCAGCATGTCCGCACGCGCAGTGCCGTCGCTCGCCCGGTGACCCTTGACCCGAATCCACGGAAAGTAGAGCGCGCCGTGATTCGCCGGCAGCGACTGCCAATGGCCGACTGCATCCATCACCACATCATCGTGACGCGGGTCGGTCATGGAGCTGTCCGGGTCGGTGGCACGCACGTCCAGAATCGCAAACCGGTCGCCCATGCGCGCGCAGTATTCCATCACGGAGCCTTGCAACTCGATCACGCTCTCAGCGGAGCGCGCAATCACTCGCGTCATGATGTCGGGCACACAAACGAGATCGATCTCCTCGACTTGTTCCAGCGGGCCGCCGATCTCAAACAATGCGAGAAACGCCGACGTTACGTGGCTTGCGTGCATGTCGACGCCCACCTCCGCGGGCGGATCGGGCGCCAGTTCGACTGGCATCACGTAGCACAACCGGCCACCATTTTCGAAGAAGCCGCGCACCGCGCACGCGAGCAGGCTGCTCACCGAATCGCTGGCGAACGCTTCGTCGAATTGCTGCCAGCGTGTCAGGCGGCGCACGGGCGCCGCGTCCTGCCCCGGCTGCACAGGGCCCGTCAAGCCGACAAACAGCGGCACCCCGCTCGGCAGCCGCGCCGGCGCGTTGGCAGCAATAGCCTGCCAGTCGAAGTAAAGACCGGGCGGACGCTGGAAGTCCGCACCGGGCGGGGGCAGTCGTGTGCTCATCGCTCACTCCGGACGAACCGGCTCAGGTCTGCAGCGCACCGGTGGACTGGGTGATGCGGAAAATCACGAATTCGGCGGGCCGCACGATCGCCACGCCGATTTCCGTAATCACCTGGCCGACGTCGCGCACTTCAGGTGGATTGAGTTCCGCATCGCACTTCACATAGAAAGACTCTTCCGGTGTCGCGCCGAATAGTGCGCCGCTGCGCCATACGTTCTTCAGGAACGCGGAGATGTTCAAGCGGATCTTGGCCCATAAAGCCTCGTCATTCGGTTCAAAGACGATCCATTGAGTCCCTTCTTCAATCGACTTCTGCAGGAACAGGAACAGGCGCCGCACACTGATGTACTTCCATTCACCGTTCGCATCGCCGCCGATAGTGCGAGCCCCCCAAACGGTGACCGCACCGTTCATGATGCGAATCGCGTTGACGCCCTGCGGGTTGAGCATTTCCTGCATGGGTTTGCTGACGTAGTACTTGACCTCAATGGCGCCACGCACCACGCAATTCGCAGGCGCCTTGTGCACACCGCGCGTTTCGTCAGTCAACGAATAAATGCCGGCAATGTGTCCGCTCGGCGGCACATACGTGCGGCCTCGATATTTCGGATTGACCTTGCGTGCAAGGTCACTGTCCTGCAATTGCTTGGCGGGATCGATCACCTCGATGTGCGGAAAATAGAACGCGGCGTCCTTGCACGGGCGCGGCAGCGCCTCGCTGATTCCCCCACTGCTGGTGTAGCTCAACTGCTCGATGTCGAGATCGTTGTCAATTTCGTCGTTGACTACCTGCTCGCTGTCGAGAATCGCAAAGCAGTTTTCGCGGTCTTCCACGTGGTCCATCAACGCCTCCCACGTAGTCGGGTTCTTCGGCAAACCTGGCGCGGCGATAATGGCGAGTTCGTCGATCGACCTGAACTTCTCCAATGCGTCTTCAAGCTGATCGACGTTGTCGATTCGCGCCACGAAAGCCTTGGTCCCGCCGTTTCTGAAGAAACCATTGAGTGCGTGCGTCAACGCGTGATGGCCAGGATGCATCGGACCGAATATCCTGCTGTCAGGACTGTCGTCCGGGTTATCGGCGAGCGCTTTATAAGCCGAGAAATTGCCGAAACGCTGCACGTATTCGGTGAAGTTGGTGCACAGCTTCGTGTCGAGCGCGGCGGTTGGAATAACGAATTCCTGCAGCACGAACGGACTCAGAATCGAACGGGCAAGAAGCTCGTTGCCGCCCGTCACGTCCTCGAAATCGGCGTCCTCCTGCTCGACGAAACTACTTTTTGGCGGCGTCCTGGCCGGCGGCGCGGCCGCGGGCGCTTCCGCCACCGCGACGGCTCCCTCAGCGGCTTCTGCGCCACCAGCAGGAGCAGGCGCCGGCTGCGTTTTTGCCGCAGCCAGCTTCTCCTTGAGTTCATCGAACTCCTGCTGTTTCTGCGGTATCTCCTGCTCTATCTCGGCAAGATTTCTTATCGCCGTCGCGTGGGCTTTATCAGCTTTCTGCTCAGCCGCGCGGGCAACGTCGACCGCTCTCTTTTTCGTGTCCCGGTCCGCATCGTCAGTCGCGGCGTTGAGTGCAGTGGTCGCACTTTCCAGCGTCTGCGCCGCGGCGACCAAGGTTGTTTTCGTCGCGTCCACCTGCTGCTGCGCTAGCGGCTGTTTTTTGGTCAAATCCGCAAGCGCGGCGCTCACGCGTTGAACGGACTTGTCGAGGACCGCAATTGCCTGCGCTTTCGCCTCCGCCGCGACGGCTTCTCTGCCAGGATCGACAGGCGCACCCGGCACCGCCGCCGCCTGGCCGGCTAACAGGTCCGCAAGCTGCGCCGCAGCGCGGGCAGCCACCGGATCGTAGTCGGGATTGGGCACCGGAATATAGATCTTCGGACCGAAGACACCGATAAATCCGGCGACATTGGTTCCCACACCCGCAATCGGTTGCTGTGCGGACGCGACTTCTTCCACATAGACGCCCGGGGCGAGATAAGTTGCACTTGACATGGACACGTCCCCTTTCAGTCGATATTCCTGCGCACAATGATCCGTTTCAACCGCTCTGCTGCGTCACCCGCCCTTGTACGCCATCTCATCGAAATGGAAGATTCTCTCCTTGACGAGATACACCTCTTGCGGCGCGGCAACGTCGATGGAGAGCGTAACGGTGTAGTTGATCGCAGCCTTGGGCTTGCCACCCATGGCCTGCCAGAATTCGCCGAGGCTCTGCAGACGCCCCGGCTGTAATGCACTGACCGGCAACGGCAGTTCGCTGGCGGCAAGCGTCCCGTGCAGCAGATCCTGCGGCAGCGTGCGGTAACGCAACAACACGCGCATCACCTCGCCGAGCAGGCGATGTTCGTCTTCCGCCGGATTGGCGATCCCTTCGCGCGGCCATGCCGTAATCAGATAAGAAGCGTCAACGCGCACCGGCATAAAACGGCGCAACGCGATGCCGTTTTCATGCTTTTCAAGCTCGACATCGTTACTGCGCAATTCGAGGTTTTCGCGCACGTCGTAAAGAAACAGATCGACCGCCGGCGTGGTGACAGATTGCGGCGGAAAGCGATCATCCGGCGCCTCGAAGCTCACCTGGATCTGTTCGCTCAAACCAGGTGCGAGTTCGCGTCTCAGCAATGCCGCCAAGGTCTTGTCGAGGTCGTCAATCATAGGGGCGAACGCATCCCTTGGCAGTGCGCCAGACAGTTCTTCGAACACGGGGCGTGCGTCTTTCGACGATCGGCGCGATGCACGTTGGATAACGTTCGATTGAACACCGAACTCAACTGTGTCGCGTCTCTTTGAATACGAAATCTCAACCGCTTTATGGATAGGGCAGATCTTTAACAATGTCAAGGATACCGATGTATTCACCAAT belongs to Paraburkholderia aromaticivorans and includes:
- a CDS encoding phage tail sheath family protein, producing MSTRLPPPGADFQRPPGLYFDWQAIAANAPARLPSGVPLFVGLTGPVQPGQDAAPVRRLTRWQQFDEAFASDSVSSLLACAVRGFFENGGRLCYVMPVELAPDPPAEVGVDMHASHVTSAFLALFEIGGPLEQVEEIDLVCVPDIMTRVIARSAESVIELQGSVMEYCARMGDRFAILDVRATDPDSSMTDPRHDDVVMDAVGHWQSLPANHGALYFPWIRVKGHRASDGTARADMLVPPCGHIAGVYARSDRRIGVHKPPANELLEGALDLSFDLDDSGQTKLNGAGVNCLRASPGWGIRVWGARTLNDRSAWMYVNVTRVMLALKRWLDHDLRDLVFELNDPVLWGIITERIDRHCAELYRHGALKGQRPSEAYFVKCDAETNPPYSRDSGVVVAEVGLAPEVPSEFVIVRITQSASGVTVTGPTATV
- a CDS encoding phage tail sheath C-terminal domain-containing protein, with the translated sequence MSSATYLAPGVYVEEVASAQQPIAGVGTNVAGFIGVFGPKIYIPVPNPDYDPVAARAAAQLADLLAGQAAAVPGAPVDPGREAVAAEAKAQAIAVLDKSVQRVSAALADLTKKQPLAQQQVDATKTTLVAAAQTLESATTALNAATDDADRDTKKRAVDVARAAEQKADKAHATAIRNLAEIEQEIPQKQQEFDELKEKLAAAKTQPAPAPAGGAEAAEGAVAVAEAPAAAPPARTPPKSSFVEQEDADFEDVTGGNELLARSILSPFVLQEFVIPTAALDTKLCTNFTEYVQRFGNFSAYKALADNPDDSPDSRIFGPMHPGHHALTHALNGFFRNGGTKAFVARIDNVDQLEDALEKFRSIDELAIIAAPGLPKNPTTWEALMDHVEDRENCFAILDSEQVVNDEIDNDLDIEQLSYTSSGGISEALPRPCKDAAFYFPHIEVIDPAKQLQDSDLARKVNPKYRGRTYVPPSGHIAGIYSLTDETRGVHKAPANCVVRGAIEVKYYVSKPMQEMLNPQGVNAIRIMNGAVTVWGARTIGGDANGEWKYISVRRLFLFLQKSIEEGTQWIVFEPNDEALWAKIRLNISAFLKNVWRSGALFGATPEESFYVKCDAELNPPEVRDVGQVITEIGVAIVRPAEFVIFRITQSTGALQT
- a CDS encoding DUF4255 domain-containing protein; its protein translation is MNTSVSLTLLKICPIHKAVEISYSKRRDTVEFGVQSNVIQRASRRSSKDARPVFEELSGALPRDAFAPMIDDLDKTLAALLRRELAPGLSEQIQVSFEAPDDRFPPQSVTTPAVDLFLYDVRENLELRSNDVELEKHENGIALRRFMPVRVDASYLITAWPREGIANPAEDEHRLLGEVMRVLLRYRTLPQDLLHGTLAASELPLPVSALQPGRLQSLGEFWQAMGGKPKAAINYTVTLSIDVAAPQEVYLVKERIFHFDEMAYKGG